The following are encoded together in the Marinilabiliales bacterium genome:
- a CDS encoding RagB/SusD family nutrient uptake outer membrane protein: protein MAKIKNIRTIPAIISVILISVVTLSSCEDFLNPQQELYVTEDRLYSDWYEYRSVAMGMYGLAQNLAEQIVILGELRGDLLEITPNAEPELVEIHNFNISRTNRYASPTNFFKLIQASNNLIRLLEREQPQVLDPNVPVSNYDRLYGEALCMRAWAYFNAVQIYGKVPYIHESLVTMEEIEAFANSPVSYVDSVYIEFGLDGYYNDTIYNRPVELERNLYDTDMIINKFTKELETKIKAVGVNHYIDNQDESWGVTVWNTYAMHTLLGQMYLTKGDLLNARRNFERVIYHTSHDETRYQLDFTFGLHNWRNIFMGVDNREHILTIPFNKATFQQNEFQSLFNSWGPHTYQLKPTKNAIDFWETVWRTQIIARRTPPSRSEMSRIGQPTDFHRGFGHSYVYMRGSTPLDEQDYMNMINLRVLGDDVGSRNIMEGVDTVVFKYNIGKNVFDQDADFIIYRAADVHLFMAELMIYLRYTDQTTGSPTTDYRFALGYLNDGAFDQLRTSMNRSQLGVRGRVGIGLTLTWNGRITNRWDDDQIELDDIIYITDPYTNKIIGFKNFTGNLLAKQRYFVDQVLNERARELAFEGKRFYDLMRVANRRNDPSYLAGIVSSKYPAGQREEIYNLLLDPNNWYINYFE from the coding sequence ATGGCGAAAATTAAAAACATAAGAACTATTCCGGCCATAATCAGCGTAATACTGATTTCTGTTGTGACATTGTCATCATGTGAAGATTTCCTTAACCCACAGCAGGAGCTGTATGTAACAGAGGATCGTCTATACAGTGACTGGTATGAGTACCGGTCTGTTGCCATGGGCATGTACGGCCTTGCCCAGAACCTGGCTGAGCAGATAGTCATCCTTGGAGAGCTGAGGGGGGACCTGCTTGAGATCACGCCCAATGCTGAACCTGAGCTGGTTGAAATACACAATTTCAATATATCAAGGACCAACCGGTACGCTTCACCCACAAATTTTTTCAAGCTTATCCAGGCCTCCAATAACCTTATCCGTCTCCTGGAGAGGGAACAACCCCAGGTGCTCGATCCAAATGTCCCGGTTTCCAACTATGACCGGCTTTACGGGGAAGCACTGTGCATGAGGGCCTGGGCATATTTCAATGCCGTGCAGATATACGGGAAGGTACCCTATATCCACGAATCCCTGGTAACTATGGAAGAGATCGAGGCCTTTGCCAATTCACCGGTTTCTTATGTTGACAGTGTTTATATTGAATTTGGCCTGGATGGATACTATAACGACACGATCTACAACAGGCCCGTCGAGCTTGAAAGGAACCTTTATGACACCGACATGATCATAAATAAGTTTACAAAGGAGCTCGAAACAAAAATTAAAGCCGTCGGGGTAAACCACTATATCGACAATCAGGATGAATCCTGGGGTGTTACTGTCTGGAACACCTATGCAATGCACACCCTTCTCGGCCAGATGTATCTTACAAAGGGTGACCTGCTGAACGCCCGCAGGAATTTTGAAAGGGTAATCTATCATACATCCCATGATGAAACCAGGTACCAGCTCGACTTCACCTTCGGTTTGCATAACTGGCGTAATATATTCATGGGGGTTGACAACAGGGAGCATATCCTGACAATCCCCTTCAACAAGGCAACATTTCAGCAGAATGAGTTTCAGTCTCTTTTCAACTCATGGGGACCGCATACATATCAGTTGAAACCGACCAAAAACGCCATTGATTTCTGGGAAACTGTCTGGAGAACCCAGATAATTGCACGCCGAACCCCTCCCTCACGATCGGAGATGAGCCGTATTGGCCAGCCAACCGATTTTCACAGGGGATTCGGTCACTCCTACGTTTACATGAGGGGTTCCACTCCACTTGATGAGCAAGATTACATGAACATGATAAATCTTCGTGTCCTTGGTGATGATGTAGGCTCAAGAAACATCATGGAGGGCGTCGACACCGTTGTTTTCAAATATAATATAGGGAAGAATGTGTTTGACCAGGATGCCGATTTCATCATATACAGGGCTGCCGACGTTCATCTTTTCATGGCTGAGCTGATGATCTACCTCAGGTATACCGACCAGACCACCGGTAGCCCTACGACTGATTACCGCTTCGCTCTCGGCTATCTCAATGACGGTGCATTCGATCAGTTAAGAACATCCATGAACAGGAGCCAGCTTGGTGTCAGGGGCAGGGTTGGTATTGGCCTTACCCTGACATGGAACGGCAGGATCACCAACAGATGGGATGATGACCAGATAGAGCTTGATGATATTATTTACATTACTGATCCCTATACCAACAAAATTATCGGGTTCAAAAATTTCACCGGCAATCTCCTGGCAAAACAACGTTATTTTGTTGACCAGGTGCTCAATGAGAGGGCGCGTGAACTTGCGTTTGAAGGAAAAAGATTCTATGACCTGATGCGGGTGGCCAACAGGAGAAACGATCCCTCCTACCTGGCAGGTATTGTATCATCAAAATACCCGGCCGGACAGAGGGAGGAGATCTACAACCTGCTGCTCGACCCCAACAACTGGTACATCAATTACTTTGAGTAG